In Anoplopoma fimbria isolate UVic2021 breed Golden Eagle Sablefish chromosome 22, Afim_UVic_2022, whole genome shotgun sequence, a genomic segment contains:
- the chst10 gene encoding carbohydrate sulfotransferase 10, which translates to MGEAMRHHWLLLGACGWVLLILMFVSKFISFRAVDDYGERVGGLSWTVPGTKVVKPIPVSNPVKPAPRQSDQPSAVPTVTDWPSVVESRGELLSAVCKNSSLRNLTHVSINKFVLDRIFVCDKHKILFCQTPKVGNTQWKKVLIVLNGAFPTVEEIPENLVHDHEKNGLPRLSSLTPQDITHRLNTYFKFFIVRDPFERLISAFKDKFVKNPRFEPWYKHDIAPAIIRKYRKIHRDSDLTASGLHFEDFVRYLGDMEGRHRMDRQFGEHIIHWVTYAELCAPCEIHYSVVGHHETLEQDAPHILKAAGIDHAVSYPAIPPGITRYNRTKVEQYFSGISKRDIRRLYARYQGDFQLFGYPSPDFLLN; encoded by the exons ATGGGCGAAGCGATGCGGCACCACTGGCTGCTCCTCGGGGCTTGCGGCTGGGTGCTGCTCATCCTGATGTTCGTCAGCAAGTTCATCAGCTTCAGAGCTGTAGATG ACTATGGAGAGAGGGTCGGTGGTCTGAGCTGGACAGTGCCAGGCACCAAGGTGGTTAAACCCATTCCTGTTTCCAACCCAGTGAAACCAGCACCAAGGCAATCTGATCAG ccctCAGCGGTTCCTACGGTGACGGATTGGCCCTCGGTCGTTGAGAGTCGGGGCGAGTTGCTCTCTGCTGTATGCAAGAACAGCAGCCTCAGGAATTTGACTCACGTCTCCATCAACAAGTTTGTTCTGGACCGCATCTTTGTCTGCGACAAACACAAGATCTTGTTCTGCCAGACGCCTAAAGTGGGCAACACACAATGGAAGAAGGTCCTCATTGTGCTCAATG GAGCATTCCCCACTGTGGAGGAGATCCCAGAAAACCTTGTTCATGACCATGAGAAGAACGGCCTGCCTCGTCTCTCCTCACTCACGCCGCAGGATATTACTCACAG ATTGAACACTTACTTTAAATTTTTCATCGTGAGAGACCCCTTTGAGCGCCTCATTTCTGCCTTCAAGGACAAGTTTGTGAAAAACCCGCGCTTCGAGCCTTGGTACAAGCATGACATCGCCCCAGCCATCATCCGTAAGTACCGCAAGATCCACCGCGACAGCGACCTCACCGCCTCCGGCCTGCACTTTGAGGACTTTGTCCGTTACCTGGGTGACATGGAAGGCCGTCACCGCATGGACCGGCAGTTCGGTGAGCACATTATCCACTGGGTGACTTATGCAGAGTTGTGCGCGCCGTGCGAAATACACTACAGCGTGGTGGGCCACCATGAGACACTGGAGCAAGACGCGCCCCACATCCTCAAAGCTGCAGGCATCGACCATGCGGTGTCCTACCCAGCCATTCCACCGGGCATCACCCGCTACAACAGGACGAAGGTGGAGCAATACTTCTCAGGCATCAGCAAGCGGGACATCAGGCGACTGTACGCACGATACCAGGGTGACTTTCAGCTGTTTGGTTACCCAAGCCCAGACTTTCTACTGAACTAA
- the rpl31 gene encoding 60S ribosomal protein L31: MAPTKKGEKKKGRSAINEVVTREYTINVHKRIHGVGFKKRAPRAIKEIRKFAVKEMGTPDVRIDTRLNKAVWSKGVRNVPYRMRVRLSRKRNEDEDSPNKLYTLVTYVPVTTCKGLQTVNVDEN; the protein is encoded by the exons ATGGCCCCTACtaagaaaggagagaaaaagaaggggCGTTCAGCCATCAACGAGGTGGTGACCAGAGAGTACACCATCAACGTCCACAAGCGTATCCATGGAGT GGGTTTCAAGAAGAGGGCTCCCCGCGCCATCAAGGAGATCCGCAAGTTCGCCGTGAAGGAGATGGGAACTCCTGATGTCCGCATTGACACTCGCCTCAACAAGGCAGTGTGGAGCAAGGGCGTCAG AAACGTGCCCTACAGGATGCGCGTACGACTGTCCAGGAAGCGTAATGAGGACGAGGACTCCCCTAACAAACTGTACACCCTCGTCACATACGTTCCTGTCACCACATGCAAAG gtCTGCAGACAGTCAATGTTGATGAAAACTAA
- the zc3h13 gene encoding LOW QUALITY PROTEIN: zinc finger CCCH domain-containing protein 13 (The sequence of the model RefSeq protein was modified relative to this genomic sequence to represent the inferred CDS: deleted 1 base in 1 codon): MSKIRRKVTVENSKTISDSSSSSSTTTSSTSNPAAPSRRPSVFERLGPSTGSNAADSHCRNWLKTGNCSYGNTCRYTHGTQPRGKGFSFSRSAERPTGDLRERMKNKRQDVDPENLKRDLDEPTSPTERQRDSSRGRHREKEDIKITKERTPASEDSDIGDYDYELSLEMKRQKIQRELMKLEQENLDKREEIVIKKDETPTKARATVMPKASPEPLSKQDSPSSRKSSGSPKHKSGTKGPGSGKKEKKALVPSPVSESTRPSKGSHSKKKGPRTPSPPPPVPLDIPVIGKKHKGKHKNKEKSEEKQKEAKDRGRDTEKHKEKKEKRRDRSNSSHKAKRSMTSEERSGSVSSPSRGTSPPARKKSTSPKASSHKTPALVSPPRRSPSPPRHQHTPTPPRHHSPSSHSGSSAQRHSSSPRRRRSSSPTYHRSTAAPTSASSPPSSRRSRSPPASHSASSPHRRSDRSSPSQRRSRGRERSRGERERSPPAQERRHERRDESRSKREKERDDRDYDSEQVSSRDARDDRETREARERREGRDRGRETTRDSRDHRDTKDVKDSRESRAETRSSRESLERRDRERERERDREKEREKDREREKERERERTDTHRKEEPAQEDRSYGRGHGREDGGRAEGRAENRTDRTERNGRGRGRANETTDKGSNRNSRGSQLESSHDNWESRSSAVRERSVERSTDRSATEKSSERGSDRDRYEGDRRGEQARDSSYDRRGGHGERDRRDNRERDQRAASPNRHQGRSDESEREERRDDRRTDRTEERRDDRTRDRERERDRERDREREREREKEKDREREREKEREKELERERVREREREREREREREREREREREEREREREERERERERKEREREREREREREQREQRDRERQREWEERERGREERRERRDDPRDIQIPGRRDTRDDRKTSRKRPRVESSPSPRASPKRATRDLSPADSDGYNSAEEKSERPIGRGQAKLHPQPLLPSPVCLHPPDSADKNRMLSQVVRPQEPLLRSPPSAAPTDEKPSHWKDEERRGAVDKREARSRHEDPEPRGERSRGGDRRGEPIADTPSDSRGRGRDQRESTPPPPPPPPSALATGSEDRDTAGSQSHEEGKKKTKAQRKGLKKGRKEEEVGGGTILAGAGDRFKSEPPTSSAIEGPPPIHSPKKGAKKKALDRKRKRSREGESDVSDEDLSAPQPHNKRKRGPRTPPPSMRPDNRGTGGNIEPSPLAKMDNFSDWSDDDVTDRAVPLETQAPPAPAEPLKRGGGPRVGRDRERCHPPPIAPLLPQDPPMLLPTLTPQPLMSQPLLRKLPPEQTRSSSMGSNQSRTSSRRLRSPSNESAHREDPQGQRPRRGRLQGANSRDRERERERERPVVSEPPGVERKSRIDQLKRGEPSRSTSSDRQDSHSHSSRRSSPDSERQARSRAGSYDSREREREREPFERERDRKDLRPQQQQPQQQQQQQQQQQQQQPLLLQQPLQPQRDWEPEPRDWPSRGREPLLMRPGREPLLRERDIRDRERLLPEGLIQQHERERERERERERERDSRGDRGGDRERERMMMMDLPPHGDPRAPGRGDLRGDLRGDLRGDLMRQERSDYEPLLPREAFSPPEPEKPSNSHHLMGEQRELEKTDSIDGDDDGKEDDGQSVASVGEEYEPISDDELDEILADSQKKEDQQDDEKITGPLDVIDVDWSSLMPKTKQEPRAAGAALLRFTPGAVLLRAGISKRLAGPELLEQVREVCKSELDDPKDADKLFEHDLGALNMAALNRRVERAGLLRNLGPCCKALCARRDFAIRRQLLKNDKGLTKQYPTTPVVDNELLQMSMRLFRRTMASQAAGPERSDGGSAPAAEVAPAGSSKLSTAQPEVCVS, translated from the exons ATGTCCAAGATCAGGCGGAAGGTAACAGTGGAGAATTCAAAAACCATATCtgatagcagcagcagcagcagcaccacgaccagcagcaccagcaacCCCGCCGCCCCCTCCCGCCGGCCCAGTGTGTTTGAAAGACTTGGCCCCAGCACTGGGAGTAATGCTGCTGAT AGTCACTGCAGAAATTGGCTGAAGACCGGGAATTGCAGTTACGGCAACACTTGTCGCTATACACATGGAACTCAGCCACGAGGCAAAGGATTTAGCTTCAGCCG GTCAGCCGAGAGACCCACAGGTGATCTGCGGGAGAGGATGAAGAATAAAAGACAGGATGTTGACCCAGAAAACTTGAAGCGAGACCTAGACGAGCCCACATCCCCCACAGAGAGA CAGAGAGACTCCTCCAGAGGCCGACACAGGGAAAAGGAGGATATAAAGATCACAAAGGAGCGCACCCCTGCCAGTGAAG actCAGATATCGGAGACTACGACTACGAGTTATCACTTGAAATGAAGCGACAGAAGATTCAGCGTGAGCTGATGAAATTGGAGCAGGAAAACTTGGACAAGAGGGAGGAGATTGTTATCAAGAAAGATGAGACCCCCACCAAAGCAAGAGCCACCGTCATGCCGAAG GCCTCCCCAGAGCCGCTAAGCAAGCAAGACTCACCCTCATCTAGGAAGTCAAGTGGATCCCCAAAACACAAAAGTGGAACCAAAGGCCCAGGCTCtgggaagaaagagaagaaggcaCTAGTGCCCTCCCCTGTTTCAGAATCTACCAG GCCTTCAAAAGGGAGCCACAGTAAGAAGAAAGGGCCCCGGACCCCCAGTCCTCCTCCCCCAGTCCCTCTAGATATTCCTGTAATTGGGAAGAAACACAAAGGCAAGCACAAGAACAAGGAGAAGTCTGAGGAGAAGCAGAAGGAGGCGAAAGATCGGGGGCGAGatacagaaaaacataaagagaagaaggagaaacgCAG GGACCGATCAAACAGTTCCCACAAGGCCAAGCGGTCAATGACATCAGAGGAGCGTTCCGGTAGTGTGTCATCTCCGTCCAGGGGCACTTCACCCCCAGCCAGGAAGAAATCCACCTCTCCTAAAGCGTCGTCCCATAAGACCCCTGCACTGGTCTCCCCTCCTCGCAG GTCACCCTCTCCTCCACGCCACCAGCACACCCCCACTCCTCCACGCCAccactccccctcctcccactCGGGTTCCTCTGCCCAGCGGCACTCTTCGTCTCCTCGTCGCCGGCGCTCGTCCTCTCCCACCTACCACCGGAGCACAGCAGCCCCGACGTCTGCCTCCTCCCCTCCTAGCTCCCGGCGCTCCCGATCACCTCCCGCCTCCCACAGCGCCTCCTCTCCCCACCGCCGATCCGACAGATCGAGCCCCAGCCAGCGCCGCTCAAGGGGCCGCGAGAGGAGCCgtggtgaaagagagaggagtcCGCCTGCTCAGGAGCGCAGGCATGAGCGCAGAGATG AAAGCCGCAGCAAGCGAGAAAAAGAACGCGATGATCGGGACTATGACTCTGAGCAGGTCTCATCACGGGACGCTCGCGATGACCGGGAGACCAGAGAGGCTCGTGAGCGACGGGAAGGTCGCGACCGAGGAAGGGAAACAACTCGAGACTCTCGTGACCATCGAGACACCAAGGACGTAAAGGACtccagagagagcagagcagagaccCGCTCCAGTCGAGAGTCGCTGGAGCGTCGTGACCGCGAACGGGAACGAGAGAGGGAccgggagaaggagagggagaaggacagagagcgagaaaaggagagagagagggagaggactGACACCCACAGGAAGGAGGAACCGGCTCAGGAGGACAGGAGTTATGGGAGAGGTCATGGACgagaagatggagggagagctgAAGGAAGGGCGGAGAACCGGACAGACAGAACTGAGAGAAACGGACGAGGGAGAGGGCGTGCTAATGAAACTACTGATAAAG GCTCAAACAGGAACTCCCGGGGTTCCCAACTGGAGAGCAGCCATGACAACTGGGAGTCACGGAGCAGCGCGGTGCGTGAGCGGAGTGTAGAGAGGAGCACAGATCGCAGCGCTACAGAAAAGAGCTCTGAGAGGGGCTCAGACAGAGATCGCTATGAGGGTGACCGGAGAGGAGAGCAGGCCAGAGACTCGTCATACGACAGGAGAGGAGGGCACGGAGAGCGGGATCGCAGAGACAACCGAGAGAGAG ATCAAAGAGCAGCCTCCCCAAATAGACACCAGGGGAGATCAGATGAGTccgagagggaggagaggagggatgaccgcaggacagacagaacagaggagagaagagacgACAGGACCCGTGAccgggagcgagagagagacagggagcgGGACAgggagcgggagagagagagggagaaagagaaggacagagagagggagagggaaaaggagCGAGAGAAGGAGTTGGAGAGGGAGCGAGtcagggagagagagcgggagcgggaacgagagagggagagagagcgagagagggaaagggagcgtGAGGAGCGCgagcgagagagggaggaacgggagagggaaagggagaggaaggagcgagagagggagagggagagagagcgagagagggagcagCGGGAGCAAcgggacagagagaggcagcggGAATGggaggagcgagagagaggacGAGAGGAAAGGCGGGAGAGGAGAGATGACCCAAGGGACATACAAATACCGGGCCGT AGAGACACCCGGGATGACCGCAAGACGAG TCGCAAGAGGCCCCGGGTGGAGAGCAGCCCGAGCCCCAGAGCCTCGCCCAAGCGAGCGACTCGGGATCTCAGTCCCGCAGACAGCGACGGCTACAACAGTGCGGAAGAGAAAAGTGAGCGCCCAATTGGCCGAGGGCAGGCCAAGCTCCACCCTCAACCCCTCCTCCCCAGCCCAGTGTGTCTGCATCCACCTGACA GTGCTGACAAAAACCGCATGCTGAGCCAGGTGGTGCGGCCCCAGGAGCCCTTGTTGCGGTCTCCACCGAGTGCTGCTCCGACCGATGAGAAGCCCAGTCACTGGAAGGATGAGGAGCGCAGAGGAGCCGTGGACAAAAGGGAGGCACGCAGCCGCCACGAGGACCCAGAACCTCGTGGGGAGCGGAGCAGGGGAGGCGACAGACGAGGAGAGCCAATTGCCGACACCCCGTCTGACTCCCGTGGCAGAGGCAGAGACCAGCGAGAGTCCACGCCGCCCCCGCCGCCGCCCCCTCCGTCAGCCCTCGCCACTGGCAGCGAAGACAGAGACACCGCTGGCTCCCAGTCCCATGAGGAAGGTAAAAAGAAGACAAAGGCTCAGAGGAAGGGACTAAAGAAGGGTCGCAAGGAAGAGGAGGTCGGCGGTGGCACCATTCTGGCAGGTGCGGGAGATCGTTTCAAGTCCGAGCCCCCAACCAGCAGCGCTATAGAGGGTCCTCCACCCATACACTCGCCCAAGAAAGGAGCCAAGAAGAAGGCGCTTGATCGAAAGAGGAAACGGTCACGAGAAGGTGAATCTGATGTGTCAGACGAGGATTTATCTGCCCCTCAGCCACATAATAAGAGGAAGCGAGGGCCCAGGACGCCACCTCCGTCTATGAGGCCTGATAACCGTGGTACCGGAGGCAACATAGAGCCTTCTCCTCTGGCCAAAATGGACAACTTCAGTGACTGGTCAGATGACGATGTCACAGACCGAGCAGTACCACTGGAAACACAAGCTCCACCTGCTCCGGCTGAGCCACTTAAGAGAGGTGGTGGTCCCAGAGTGGGCAGGGACAGGGAGCGGTGCCACCCTCCTCCCATCGCCCCTCTGCTCCCCCAAGATCCTCCGATGCTGCTGCCGACTCTGACTCCGCAGCCCCTCATGTCCCAGCCCCTGCTCCGCAAACTTCCCCCGGAGCAGAcgcgcagcagcagcatggggagCAACCAGAGCCGCACATCCTCCAGACGCCTGCGCTCACCCTCCAACGAGTCGGCTCACCGAGAAGACCCCCAAGGTCAACGACCCCGCCGGGGCAGGCTGCAGGGCGCCAACTCCCGGGAccgagagagggaaagggaaagagagaggccAGTCGTGAGTGAGCCTCCAGGGGTTGAGAGGAAGTCTCGAATTGACCAGTTGAAGAGAGGAGAGCCCAGTCGCAGCACCTCCTCAG ACCGGCAGGATTCACACAGCCACAGCTCCAGGCGCAGCTCCCCTGACTCTGAGAGGCAGGCCAGGTCCCGCGCCGGCTCCTATGACAGTCGAgaacgggagagagagagggagccgTTTGAGCGGGAACGAGACCGAAAGGACCTCCggcctcagcagcagcaaccgcagcagcagcagcagcagcagcagcagcagcagcagcagcagcccctgCTCCTCCAACAGCCCCTACAACCGCAGAGAGACTGGGAGCCTGAACCTAGGGACTGGCCTAGCAGGGGGCGGGAGCCCCTACTGATGCGTCCTGGCCGGGAACCACTCCTGAGAGAGCGGGACATCAGGGACAGGGAACGCTTACTCCCTGAAGGACTCATTCAGCAGCACGAGCGGGAGCGGGAAAGAGAGCGGGAGAGGGAGCGGGAGAGAGACAGTAGAGGTGACCGAGGCGGCGatcgagagagggagaggatgatgatgatggaccTACCGCCCCACGGGGACCCCAGGGCCCCAGGACGAGGTGACCTAAGGGGTGACTTGAGGGGAGACCTGCGAGGGGACCTTATGAGACAGGAGAGGAGCGACTATGAGCCTCTGCTGCCAAGAGAAGCCTTCAGCCCTCCAGAGCCAGAGAAACCGAGCAACAGTCACCATCTCATGGGTGAGCAACGGGAGCTGGAGAAGACGGACAGCATCGATG GAGACGATGATGGCAAAGAAGACGATGGCCAGTCTGTCGCATCTGTGGGGGAGGAGTATGAACCAATCAGTGATGATGAGCTGGATGAAATTCTGGCTGACAGCCAGAAAAAAGAGGATCAGCAAGACGATGAAAAAATTACAG GTCCTCTGGATGTCATTGATGTGGACTGGTCCAGCCTGATGCCCAAAACGAAGCAGGAACCCCGGGCAGCAGGGGCAGCGTTGCTCCGGTTCACCCCAGGGGCCGTGCTTCTTAGGGCGGGAATCTCCAAGCGCCTCGCTGGGCCTGAACTCCTGGAGCAAGTCAGAGAGGTGTGCAAGTCTGAGCTGGACGACCCCAAAG ATGCTGACAAGCTGTTTGAGCATGACCTGGGTGCTCTGAATATGGCGGCCCTCAACAGGCGGGTGGAGAGGGCAGGTTTGCTGAGAAACCTTGGGCCCTGCTGCAAGGCCCTGTGTGCCCGCAGGGACTTCGCCATCCGCCGGCAGCTGTTAAAAAATGACAAG GGCCTAACCAAGCAGTACCCCACTACGCCTGTGGTAGACAACGAGCTGCTGCAGATGAGCATGCGTCTCTTCAGAAGGACAATGGCCAGCCAGGCCGCGGGCCCAGAACGGTCCGACGGTGGGTCAGCACCAGCGGCCGAGGTCGCTCCAGCTGGCAGTAGTAAGCTCAGCACAGCACAgcctgaggtgtgtgtgtcctaA